The stretch of DNA ccatccatccattttctcttGCTGATTTggagtcaggttgccgggggggggggggggggggggcagaagcctaagccaagaggcccagacttccttctcctcagccacttggaccagcaattccaggggaatcctaggcgttccctggccagccgtgtcctgggtcttcctttaggtctcctcttggGTGGAAgtggccagaaaacctcacctgggAGGCTTCCTAATTAGATGTCCGAGCCAcaccaactggctcctctcgatgaggagtagcagtgggtctactccgagtccctcccggatgaccgagcttctcaccctttctctaagggagcgcccagccaccctgcggagaaaactaatttcggccacttATATCTGCAGTCTCATTTATATGGTCACTACCAAAATCTTGTGACCATAAATgaaggtaggaatgtagatcgaccagtaaatcaactgctttgccttccagctcagctctcatttcaccacggcagaccagtacaacacccgcatcactgcagatgcagcaccaatccaccagtCGGTCTCCCAATCCATCTTTCTGTCACTTGTGAACGAGACccaagatatttaaactcctccacttggggcaggacctcatccctgacctggagagggCATTTCACTCTTTTCCGACTTAAGGACCAAAAACGTCCttgttaaacaacaacaacaacaaaaaacgatCCTGAAGCCTGATGATCAGATGGATCTGGATTTTTGTTCTTAAAGATGTTTAGGTGCAGCTCACCTGTTGGACAGAGAGATTGGAACAGACACATCTGCTGAGTTCCACTTCTATTTTTAAAGTAAAAACTGTTTCATTAGCTGTCATCATCTGGTACAAGACAGGAAATGAGTGAAAAAtgcagccaaagtccaaaaaagaAACCACCCACAAAAACTGCagtatattttaaataaaaacaaggaagTGAGACTGTTTGAAAACAAGAAATTAACAATAAATGTCTTAACATTTATTTAGATGATCAGTTCCTTTATGGTCATCTGCTCTTGTGTAGGTTAcagcttttatttgttttacaTCTGTTCAGACTTTGTTTTGTCTGAGTCTCATCAGGATCATCACCTTCCCCCTGCAGTGCACCCCCAAATCCCTTCCCTCTGTAATCCATAATCCCAACTACCCCTCATTCAAGTACATTAGTGAATTATTCCTCTAATCCAAAAGAAGGAGCACCCCAAAGCAGCTTTTTGACATTACTCGTCGTGCCGCCTTTAGGTGAAGTAATCAACTGTAGAATTCAGTCAATCACGTCTCTTTAATTTGGTCCAACCACTAAAACAGACGTTATTCACCTTGTGGTTTGTAATTgaattctgtgtttcacaaactTTCCAAAACAcaagtttttatcattttttcacCAAGATCAAGAAGccaggaaacatctaaaacatggagGACAGGCAAGACTACAGGGGGCCGGGATTAGACGGATTCTGGTTTCGAGGGCCAACACTGATATGGATTGTTTTTGTGCTTCTCTGACCTGCTGGTACCAGATTTGGCCAGTGCCGATTATTTTCAAAACACaaaatttcattttttaaacttaACTGTTCTGAAGATTGTGACTCTAACGGTTTTGTCCGATGGGCACATGCgggttctccgggtactccggcttcctccgacagcccaaaaatatgactgtcaggttgactgGTGAATTCTGCTAACTTTTCcttaggtgtatgtgtgtgtgtgtgcgcgcgttgtTGAACCCCTACTGTTTGCCCTGAAGTCTGCTGCACCCCCTCCCCCCTCTACCCTGCAAGCATAGAGTGTTTAGTAAATGGGTGGattgtgcccaatcctggtccttgagggcagCCATCTTGCATGTTCCAGAGGCTTctgtgcttcaacacacctgattttaaagagcaggtgattagcaggcttctgcagagtttgaacaggtgattcaaccattgtATCCAGTGTGTGGGCacagagaaacaattaaaacatgctggataggagcCCCCATGACCAGCATTGCACACTGACACAAAAGGTCTGTTATTCTGATCATCCACGACTTAGTGGCGAGAAGTTCACAAACTGGAAAAACATCAAACTGTTTGCCTGCTTGGCAAAGATGCATTCATAACCCCCCCAAAAATCCATCTTTAGAGTTTCAGATCAGCTGATCACGATCACCCAAACCATGCTAACCTTTTGCAGATTCCAATACCCACCCAATACTTTGATGCCTATCTAGGAAACACCTGCCTGTTTTCCTGGGATTCATTTGAATGAACTTCCAACatgatggtgttttttttttttacctggtcACTGCTGACCGGTTCATTTAAGGCTGCTTTAAAAAATATTTCATGGTAACGGTTCTAGCTTAGTGCACAAATCAGCTTTGTCTAGTCAGAAGCCTTTTCCCCCCTGAACTGTTTGCTTTAGTGATCCCAACAACCAGCAGCTCTCCTTTTTTTGTCTCAAATTTTTACAAGACTGATGGTGAAAATACAGCGGTCAATTTTTGTGTCTGTTGGAGAGGAACATGGAGCCTGTTCAGTGGTCAGGGAAGCTGATGTTTCTGTTTGCTTTGGGAGTGAGAGGGTTCTGAGTTCAAAGTCAAGATGGATGCAAGATGGTGCTGATGTTCTAATAAAGGAAGGAGGTTTGTGGTTCTTTGAGCTGGATAATGCCAAATATCTTTCTAAAGGATTGCAGCAGCTTGTTTCTTCAGTCGTGTGTTTGTGAGTTCTCCGCCTGCAGTCCAAATTGGTCCCGGAAAACCAGGAAGTGACCTGTTGAGCAGCTGAGATCCATGGATTCAGCAACAAAAGACTCAGACTcagttaattaaaacatttcattaaAATGGAGATGTGAGACAAAAATAAACTTGCTGCTTTTCTGTTCAAATAGAGAGGACAATAAATCTTTGGTCATTTTCTTTGGATTTCAAAACACAGAAACCAATTCTTTCTGCTCAAAAtggttaaacaaataaaaaaatgtttttgatttATGTTTTGTGGAAAATTTACAAAAATTTTATTACCTGTGAATTAAAAActgtttttctttgtttgaagGAAACCTCGTCTGGATCAATGCTACTGAGTGGGACAACAAAGTCAATATCACCTCCCCGCTTGTTGAGGAGGATGGGCCGGAAAAGCTAAACGCAGTTATCACCACGGCAACTGGGACAAGCAGCTCTGTTAGTCATGACCCAACCATCGCCGTGACCCCGAGGGCAATGCAGACCCCGCGTGGGGACAACGAGGACGATCAGAGCAGCGGCATGTTTGGTGAAACGTTGGCTCCTACGGTGGAGGAGGTGAGCGTCACAGCACCGCCTCAGATCAGCCCTGACTCAGCTGAGACGGAGCATCTGTTGCCTAGCAACCCACAAGTAAAGGAGGTCATggaaggagaggaggagggggatgaagaggaggagcatCTGCCACACACTGACCCCCCTTGGATTCATGCCAAGGGCACAGCCATGTTTGACTTGGACCGccttaccaccaccaccacctctgccccgacatcagctgccacCAACCCCTCCAACCCAGATGTCCTCCATGTGGACTTCTTTGACCCCTCCTCTCGTGGGCGTAACCTCGATCTAGCCCCACCCTCCCCTTCATCTGTGGCCCATGAGCTCCAAGGTGGAGACGCAACTTCCTGGGCGATGCCTGAAAACTACGACTACCTTACGCCCTATGAGGACGGAGTGTCCCCCACCGTAGACGAGTACACCTACAGCACCACCACTGATGCTTATGAGAGCGATGAAGACCTCAGAGAGGCCGTTGGGTCTCCCGCTCGTTCCAGGCCCCGGATTCCAGGATCTGGTCCCTTCATCCCCGGCATGAGCGCTCCAATGCCCAACAATCCTGGGGTGGCAAACACAGGTCTGTCACGCAACAAATGCCGAGTGGGATACCAGCTGGTGAACGGAAGTTGCCGCTCAGCCTGCGATCTGCAGCCCAACTACTGCCTGAATGGAGGGCAGTGTTACCAGCTGGATGGAGACGAAATCTTCTGCAGGTAAAAATCAAGCATCACCTGATTTGTATGACATCGAATAATGGACTCTGCACACACAAATAAAACTTAGACATAAAATGGACACTTTATTCTAGTGTCACTCAACAAATTCTCTGGATTTTGAAACAAAAGGTTTTAAGGATTATCAAAGAAATATTAAACTGTCCCATTACTGTTACTGCTGCTTTAGACGCACCACAAACAAACGATTCTGGTTTGGATTCCAGATCCTGGTTTTGATGTTGTTTCCTAGAATTCGATTCCGATAATTTCAAAAGGCAAAGTCAAAAAACGTTACAAGTTTTAAACGAGCCAGCAaccttaaagtggcagtgtgtagtttcctgccgcTAGGgagcagtacatacatacatttcagggtagttttacagcaTATCGTCGTGACTGTTGgtagtttaaaaaaacattacggtaaattatGTTAGCATGCGACCTCgatgtgactcctcagactttgatggtccttcagttaattccatcaagagaatgcaatgttaagttctttttttttttagaaaaaaggatgtatttttgccttccTCAACAGAGGACCGCCTTGTTTACGACATCCGTTGCGgtgagtacatcacgttgttcattgtccagtagcatgcggagatcgtttgaaagacaacggtagaacccgcccctcgaccaagagccgtcaatggatatggagcgttgccagactaaataatacatttatttagtctgacttgccaggctagtttTCTGACGCTGTACTTTCTGGATCTGCTCTggatcctgcgcctgccgatgccgtcatcatactacggcaataccacatAGCCAAAATATATTGGTTCTCTTTTTCAATTCtattctttcacatatgttttggaaagagtttagtagttttgttattaaagtcatgtttcttactacctaaatgtttttgaaagtGGTAATGAAACTTCTgtaagtcgtacatccagccagTCATTTAGTGTGGCGGCAGGCGCAGGATCCCAAGGAGTttaatatggcgtcccccaaagatgctagtTCCGCACCCTATGTACCTTagaccctttttttttttgttatttgtgtGTGAATAGTGAAGAACCAGAAAAAAAGCATCTTCTTTAGGTCAGCGGACAGGTTATCAAAACCAGGACTCAGAATTAAAATAAACTGAATGATTCTGAGAGACTATGAAAACTGGTCCCGGTCCCAATCAATTCTTGAtgttcgatgcccaaccctaaacaCAACGAATCATAGCAAAGCCTTTCCTCAGGACTCGAGCCAATAGGGATGCTGTGGTGCTAAATCTAGGTGGAGGTCAAAAGTCAAACAGATTAACGAAATCAGTTCTGCAAATATGGCGTAATCCAGTCGTTCCAGCTCTATGTGACCCTTTACCCAGTGCAATGACAGCATTTCTGTGGATGCAAACGTCCCAATCCGTAGTCGGTCTTCTCGTGCACGTGATTTAATCAAGATTAGAGCCGATGCAgttgttatttttcttcttttgtacGTTCAGTTTGCGAGTCATGTGCTGTAAATCTTAAAATTATCTCCAATTTAAATATATTCAGCAAACTGAAGTAAAtcaaaaaaagcaaaaacaggAAACAAGATTTTCTTAAAGAAATCTGTAATGTCAGACTTTTTGTATGGGGCATTTTAcaccaaaaaaataaacaaataaaacattagtTTAGTGGTGAATCATCTGATTGCGATGCAAAATTGAGCTGAAGACACTGTAAAATGTAAACGGGACAGATTTTAAGACAGAATGGTGTCAGTTCTACAGCTGATTTAGCAGACATTCCCTATAATCATTAAACGACTGAAGCAACCAATCACTGATGGGAGAAACATCCAATTAGGATCTGCTGAGAAGATTAACATGCAGATTTATGCTTCGCAGCAATCAACCTTATCAGTGGAGATGATTTAAAAAAAGACAAGGATTTACCCTTTATATTTATTCCTATGGCAAAAAACACATTTGTGTCTGAACTTGAAATAATTACAATGTTTTATCTATCGGGTAAAAGAAGCCCAGAGATGTCAGGTCGTTTTATGATTTATGTCCTCAAACACCCCCTCGCCTCTGCTCTGTGTGGACTTTACTTTTAACCTTTGTTGAGGCCATGGCCCTGATCTTAGCTAGCCCTCCAGCCCCCACCCCTGCATTAGTTTTCACATTTGTGCGTTTAAAGCAGCAGACATCTTCACATATCTACCAATTCTTGAGTTTAACACACATATAAAATGCCCTGATGTTTGAATAGAGCATATTAACGTCCACAACTGGTCTGATAAATGACTGGAAATGATTTATATCTGTTCTTTTGTGGATTTCaaaataattaattaataatTGAAGCCATCAAGACTCATGCATTTATTTTCTTTGCAGTAAACCTGCCTGTGTAGGACCCATAATCAGGTGTTGTTTGTGCAGGAATTGACTTCAAATAAAATCTGAATAACTTATTAAGTCGTTGGTGTAGGGCACATTTAGGCTCAGTAGGATTTTTAAAATGTTGGACAACTTTCGTGAGAGAGCTCACAAATGATGAACAGTTGTTGTCCTACAGTGTGCGCTGTGCAGTGACACATTAAAAACAGACATTTCCCACTCAGATGGGAAAACTCGAAATGTGACTTTGGAGTGAACAAGCATGGCGGAGGAGGAGCGTACAATGTGCTTCTGTCACCTTGCTTTCTGACTGGCTACATGTCCCATTTAACAAGCAACACGTTGTTTGTCCTCGAAATCCAACTTGTTAaaaagtgtggaacactgaaaaatcttttttttgattatttctgattataatcagtcgagtttttcatgcaggctgaacatgaaaatagtctcctactcctgtctactgcgttagcttctgatagaaaacagatgatgaaactctaggatttgaaaatcctgacagatctatgtcacactgtccttTAACATTCATTGACTCACCCATATTGGCTCTAAaccggaaaggctgttgttgtttcagtgtccaggaaacaggagagaaaacgtctcggctagcagaagctaactgttagcattagcaactccaccccacagcagaactcctccaggctggagtcatttctggagataaaacattaacgtagcagagcaaacggagtcagtggtagagtgctgttagccaatcagaggagagatatccaaatagcaggaaataaaactccaaatcccgtcgtgttaagctctcctcttatgcagcattctgctagttcctgaaacaggtgcatctgaGCTGAGTAAAacttataaggcattcattcctaccagagacccttGCAAATGTAATGGTTAAATGAGTGACCCACACCTTTAATAACACAGATTTCTGATCGGAGAGATCCTGATGTGTTTCTGAGCCGACTAAagcactcttaacacaccacacaaagCAGGAATTTCTGATAAAATCATCTCCAGAGCTGTTACGATATTCGGGTGTGTCCTTAAGATTGCAGAAAGTGTGATCCGATATTTGGGGGCGGGATTTTGGTCTCCGTCAGCAGATGGTAGCAGTGATGAACCTCCTGAGAGTGAATCAAAAAGACACTAAATGGTGTTTGACAGCTGGGTTAAATCACAATGTGGGTCAATGGAGCGCTGGCCCAGATGGGGCCCAACTGTGTGTGAAGGCATAACTGTGCGAATCACTGCATGTGTGGTCGAGTTTATACgtgaaaatgttttaattttatttgtgCGTGTGCAGCCGAGCTGCCGCTGCTTCATACATGAAGACAAATCAGCTGCAGTGATGGATGTTTGGACCTTGAGCCCTTTGCTGTAAAACACACAACCCTTTGAAGCTCTGCTTATTGACCTATGACCAGCCCACCATAACTCACAGTGTGGTGAGCCGTGGTGCTCATATATCTCCGGCTAACCGGTTTCAGATCACAGCCAACTGTATTAGCAATTTGCACCAAGCTGTGGAAGCCCGTTCTAACCGATGCATAAAATTCCACTGAAGCAACAGCGGTGCTTTGGGAAGCAGAGGCAGCTGCAGGAATTCTTCATTTTGATTGAATCCATTTTAAACCACTGGTATATATTTTATAAGAAGGTCGACCAATCAGAGTGGACCATGGAAGCCTTGAAAAACAGGAAACGAAACTGTTCATTTCAGATGAAGAACAAGAACTAGATAAGAGTAGAAATTAGTTAGGTTTAGTTTCTTTACAATACTTACCTAGCCAGTACGCATAGGTGGACTCCATATGGATGTATGTGGGCTTGTCCATGGTTTCCATGACAGTCTCACATGGGTTAGCCCATATGTATTTTAACAGACCCTACATGGGTCTTCAGAGCGACCCAGATAGTTTGAGTCATACATGGGCTTgttaaaatctatgtgggcaaatccctgtggggccaccatggaaaccaTGGAAAGACCCTGTTGGCACCCACACGGTTTGCCCACATATTCCCATATGGAGCCCACCTAGGCATGCTGGCTGGATTGGATGTACAGAACAAAGAAAAGGTGCATCTATAAACCTGCTAGTGAATCAGCGTGATGAATCAGTGATTGTGAACTTTTGGGTTTGCGGACTCGTCATTCATACTAACACATCTGGATGTTTGTACTTCCAGAATCACAATATTCCAAGTTAAACTGGAATTTGACTCGTGCTGGTTCTGGTTTGGAGGCCCGGGACGGATTTCTGATTCTTGCACAGCTCTGGTCTGGTCTCCCTGGTCTGGATTAAAACAAATTCTGAAAAAATCACGTTATGTAATTGTTGCTTTAAACGATGCTTTCTTAGACCATAAACACTTTTGATGccacaatattagaaacaattagAAAAATGTAATATTTTAACTATGGTGCTTAGAAATAATTAGGATTAGGAAAAAATTGGTATCAACTGGTCAGAACAAGAACTCTTAAGACCAGAGCCGTTAAATCAGAACACTCGGCTTCCTTTAAGTGTCCTTTTCCTCATACTTTACATATGTGCAGCATTTTTGTGTCTAAAATGTAAAGTTAGTTAATATTGCTAAAATTGCAGTAAAAGGAAACAACACTTACCTTGAAAAGAATCAAAGAAATGTCGCATTTTAGGATACAAACAAAAATTACTCAATATGCTGATTTAGCTGTCAGATTGGTTAAATCTGACCCTAATGACATATTATAATCTCTCACTACCTTTGTTAACCAAAGTCACAAGGATCAGTAGTAAATTCACCAACTTTAAACCGAGTTAGTCTCTGCAGCAACACTATGATGTGATCGCTTTCTTTTAGGTATCTGTGGCATCTCCGGCTCTGGCTCCTCTGTCCCTCTGACAGATGGGATCTGACAGTGTTTGTGTCATAAACCACTTCCTTTTCTGGAGCTGCAGAGCCGTGGACCATATTCGGAGAAAGAGATGAGAAAAAGGAGGGAAGGAGTGATggagggagggagtgtaaggAAATATGGAGAGACAAAGTGTTGATGTTCTTTTTGTTTTGAAGGAAGGGATGGgaagatgaaaaagaaaaaaggtagaGAGGAGGAGCAGTAAAATGAGTCAGACAGAGTTTTTATCAGAAACAAGAGCAGGAATCTGTTAACGATAAGAGAAGGAGAGGTAAACCAAAGCAGAGAGAGATGTGGAGGAGAAACGGAGAGAGAGCATGAGTCAGAATGTTGAAACGCCTGCCAATATGGAAACGACACGGCAAGCCAGGTAGAATTTActggagtgtgtgtgcgtgtgtgcgcgcgcctgtgtgtgtgtttgtgtgtgtgtgtgtgtgtgtgtgctgcagcttGATGTAGTTAAAACTAGCTTTGAACACGAACGGCTGACTCTATCCATTTCAGATTTTGTGCCCAAGTTCACAACCCACACTTGGGATTGTGGATGTTTTAGGGGTCACCCCAAGGTCAAAGGTAAAGGAGAGGCGGACACGTGTTATAGAGGTTAAACACGGGAGATTTACAGCTACTTTGGagaccagaacacacacacacacacacacacacacacacacacacacgtgcaaatcACAATTTGTTTTTGCCAAACGAGATGTGATGGGAATATTTAATCAGTCCCAAATGAGTTCTTGGCGTTGTGCATTTTTGCTGTACAGTTAAATTTTCACTTTTAGATTCACCTGTTTGAATTTGAAAGCAGATTTTCACAAGCAAAAACATcctttttttaatagtttttatgCACCTAATCTTCAGTGAGGCACGCCAGCTTCACAGCTGTATATTttaagctcttattttgaaagaataacAAAACGGAAGTCCTCTCCAGTCGAGTTACTGGCCTAATAAGTTGCATTATTCCTGCAAAGTAAAACCAGCTGTGGGTGGAATTTATTAGATTTAATATGTGATGCACTGAAATGATATCAAGTTTCAGGTTATTAACACAGCAAAGCTGCATCATATGATGTAAACAGATGTGCTGATGTGATTCACAGTCTTTCTGTAGGAAGTGAAGCCAGAACTGGAGTTTCTTAAAGGGACAGTTTGGTTTTATTAAGTGAAAACATAAATAATATTTATGAGTAATCTCATATCTATGGAGTTCATGTCAGTCAGCACAGATAGCTTATAATCGCTCATCTGTAATTAAAAATTCACTGAACTCTGTGTAATTAAATGTGCTGATTATAGTCATTATAAATCCTAACTGAGGCTGATGACTCTACCAAACCTCATCTATTAGTGGTTGTAAAATAAACAAAGATCCTGCAGCTGTcatctgtttgtttgtttcttcacACATCAGTGCCTTCGTCTTTCTCCTCAGCAGTTTGAATAAAAACTTCCATTTTCAATAAACGGTCGAGGTGTAGACTGACATGGGACACTTGAGTCGATGGTTAGTCTGAGCTTATGATGTTGTGACTCTCATTGGGGAACCAGGGCCTCTATGAGGACAGATTTTAGTTaaactacaaaaaaacaaactaccagagtcccaaagacGCTTGGTGTTTAGCGCTCCTTGTTTACCGTGGCAATGCCTGTAGCCGTAGCAGGGGGGCGTGGCCCAGGGATGATGGCAGACGGGAGGGGTGAGTTCTGTGTGAGTTCTAGATTATTCTGTCTGTGTTGCAGCAGGTCTGAAGAACActtcgtcttggctagtagaagctaaccattagcattagcaactccacgacatggcagaactccttcagccttgtgttaattatggagataaaaacatcagcgaggcaaacagagtcagtggtggagtagcgttgcttttagccaatcagaggaaagattTTTGACaatcaggaaaaaaaaatacCCCTGAGACTCCTGCCTTGTTC from Nothobranchius furzeri strain GRZ-AD chromosome 5, NfurGRZ-RIMD1, whole genome shotgun sequence encodes:
- the cspg5a gene encoding chondroitin sulfate proteoglycan 5 isoform X4 yields the protein MREKKKASERSGCWRQTLLSCVLALHLIPLSVHGNLVWINATEWDNKVNITSPLVEEDGPEKLNAVITTATGTSSSVSHDPTIAVTPRAMQTPRGDNEDDQSSGMFGETLAPTVEEVSVTAPPQISPDSAETEHLLPSNPQVKEVMEGEEEGDEEEEHLPHTDPPWIHAKGTAMFDLDRLTTTTTSAPTSAATNPSNPDVLHVDFFDPSSRGRNLDLAPPSPSSVAHELQGGDATSWAMPENYDYLTPYEDGVSPTVDEYTYSTTTDAYESDEDLREAVGSPARSRPRIPGSGPFIPGMSAPMPNNPGVANTGLSRNKCRVGYQLVNGSCRSACDLQPNYCLNGGQCYQLDGDEIFCRCNIQDYIWHKGARCESVVTEFQVMCLAIGASALVLLLLFMIIVCFAKKLHVLKTENKKLRKRSKYRPSSEQHNDNFSLSTIAEGSHPNVRKLCDTPPNVPHARALAYYDNIICQDDPNSQNKLEDPVKAPPKEDDALNIHNSLTPKHENHKVLGEENSSEVNSLQNNMM
- the cspg5a gene encoding chondroitin sulfate proteoglycan 5 isoform X3 — protein: MREKKKASERSGCWRQTLLSCVLALHLIPLSVHGNLVWINATEWDNKVNITSPLVEEDGPEKLNAVITTATGTSSSVSHDPTIAVTPRAMQTPRGDNEDDQSSGMFGETLAPTVEEVSVTAPPQISPDSAETEHLLPSNPQVKEVMEGEEEGDEEEEHLPHTDPPWIHAKGTAMFDLDRLTTTTTSAPTSAATNPSNPDVLHVDFFDPSSRGRNLDLAPPSPSSVAHELQGGDATSWAMPENYDYLTPYEDGVSPTVDEYTYSTTTDAYESDEDLREAVGSPARSRPRIPGSGPFIPGMSAPMPNNPGVANTGLSRNKCRVGYQLVNGSCRSACDLQPNYCLNGGQCYQLDGDEIFCRCNIQDYIWHKGARCESVVTEFQVMCLAIGASALVLLLLFMIIVCFAKKLHVLKTENKKLRKRSSKYRPSSEQHNDNFSLSTIAEGSHPNVRKLCDTPPNVPHARALAYYDNIICQDDPNSQNKLEDPVKAPPKEDDALNIHNSLTPKHENHKVLGEENSSEVNSLQNNMM
- the cspg5a gene encoding chondroitin sulfate proteoglycan 5 isoform X6, giving the protein MREKKKASERSGCWRQTLLSCVLALHLIPLSVHGNLVWINATEWDNKVNITSPLVEEDGPEKLNAVITTATGTSSSVSHDPTIAVTPRAMQTPRGDNEDDQSSGMFGETLAPTVEEVSVTAPPQISPDSAETEHLLPSNPQVKEVMEGEEEGDEEEEHLPHTDPPWIHAKGTAMFDLDRLTTTTTSAPTSAATNPSNPDVLHVDFFDPSSRGRNLDLAPPSPSSVAHELQGGDATSWAMPENYDYLTPYEDGVSPTVDEYTYSTTTDAYESDEDLREAVGSPARSRPRIPGSGPFIPGMSAPMPNNPGVANTGLSRNKCRVGYQLVNGSCRSACDLQPNYCLNGGQCYQLDGDEIFCRCNIQDYIWHKGARCESVVTEFQVMCLAIGASALVLLLLFMIIVCFAKKLHVLKTENKKLRKRSKYRPSSEQHNDNFSLSTIAEGSHPNKTMSRYTWECKTKEESDCEDDPNSQNKLEDPVKAPPKEDDALNIHNSLTPKHENHKVLGEENSSEVNSLQNNMM
- the cspg5a gene encoding chondroitin sulfate proteoglycan 5 isoform X9; translated protein: MREKKKASERSGCWRQTLLSCVLALHLIPLSVHGNLVWINATEWDNKVNITSPLVEEDGPEKLNAVITTATGTSSSVSHDPTIAVTPRAMQTPRGDNEDDQSSGMFGETLAPTVEEVSVTAPPQISPDSAETEHLLPSNPQVKEVMEGEEEGDEEEEHLPHTDPPWIHAKGTAMFDLDRLTTTTTSAPTSAATNPSNPDVLHVDFFDPSSRGRNLDLAPPSPSSVAHELQGGDATSWAMPENYDYLTPYEDGVSPTVDEYTYSTTTDAYESDEDLREAVGSPARSRPRIPGSGPFIPGMSAPMPNNPGVANTGLSRNKCRVGYQLVNGSCRSACDLQPNYCLNGGQCYQLDGDEIFCRCNIQDYIWHKGARCESVVTEFQVMCLAIGASALVLLLLFMIIVCFAKKLHVLKTENKKLRKRSKYRPSSEQHNDNFSLSTIAEGSHPNDDPNSQNKLEDPVKAPPKEDDALNIHNSLTPKHENHKVLGEENSSEVNSLQNNMM
- the cspg5a gene encoding chondroitin sulfate proteoglycan 5 isoform X7; translation: MREKKKASERSGCWRQTLLSCVLALHLIPLSVHGNLVWINATEWDNKVNITSPLVEEDGPEKLNAVITTATGTSSSVSHDPTIAVTPRAMQTPRGDNEDDQSSGMFGETLAPTVEEVSVTAPPQISPDSAETEHLLPSNPQVKEVMEGEEEGDEEEEHLPHTDPPWIHAKGTAMFDLDRLTTTTTSAPTSAATNPSNPDVLHVDFFDPSSRGRNLDLAPPSPSSVAHELQGGDATSWAMPENYDYLTPYEDGVSPTVDEYTYSTTTDAYESDEDLREAVGSPARSRPRIPGSGPFIPGMSAPMPNNPGVANTGLSRNKCRVGYQLVNGSCRSACDLQPNYCLNGGQCYQLDGDEIFCRCNIQDYIWHKGARCESVVTEFQVMCLAIGASALVLLLLFMIIVCFAKKLHVLKTENKKLRKRSSKYRPSSEQHNDNFSLSTIAEGSHPNVRKLCDTPPNVPHARALAYYDNIICQKTMSRYTWECKTKEESDCEFHADGRTEGPYPVTMEVTYPHVLPEVTI
- the cspg5a gene encoding chondroitin sulfate proteoglycan 5 isoform X2, producing MREKKKASERSGCWRQTLLSCVLALHLIPLSVHGNLVWINATEWDNKVNITSPLVEEDGPEKLNAVITTATGTSSSVSHDPTIAVTPRAMQTPRGDNEDDQSSGMFGETLAPTVEEVSVTAPPQISPDSAETEHLLPSNPQVKEVMEGEEEGDEEEEHLPHTDPPWIHAKGTAMFDLDRLTTTTTSAPTSAATNPSNPDVLHVDFFDPSSRGRNLDLAPPSPSSVAHELQGGDATSWAMPENYDYLTPYEDGVSPTVDEYTYSTTTDAYESDEDLREAVGSPARSRPRIPGSGPFIPGMSAPMPNNPGVANTGLSRNKCRVGYQLVNGSCRSACDLQPNYCLNGGQCYQLDGDEIFCRCNIQDYIWHKGARCESVVTEFQVMCLAIGASALVLLLLFMIIVCFAKKLHVLKTENKKLRKRSKYRPSSEQHNDNFSLSTIAEGSHPNVRKLCDTPPNVPHARALAYYDNIICQKTMSRYTWECKTKEESDCEDDPNSQNKLEDPVKAPPKEDDALNIHNSLTPKHENHKVLGEENSSEVNSLQNNMM
- the cspg5a gene encoding chondroitin sulfate proteoglycan 5 isoform X11; amino-acid sequence: MREKKKASERSGCWRQTLLSCVLALHLIPLSVHGNLVWINATEWDNKVNITSPLVEEDGPEKLNAVITTATGTSSSVSHDPTIAVTPRAMQTPRGDNEDDQSSGMFGETLAPTVEEVSVTAPPQISPDSAETEHLLPSNPQVKEVMEGEEEGDEEEEHLPHTDPPWIHAKGTAMFDLDRLTTTTTSAPTSAATNPSNPDVLHVDFFDPSSRGRNLDLAPPSPSSVAHELQGGDATSWAMPENYDYLTPYEDGVSPTVDEYTYSTTTDAYESDEDLREAVGSPARSRPRIPGSGPFIPGMSAPMPNNPGVANTGLSRNKCRVGYQLVNGSCRSACDLQPNYCLNGGQCYQLDGDEIFCRCNIQDYIWHKGARCESVVTEFQVMCLAIGASALVLLLLFMIIVCFAKKLHVLKTENKKLRKRSSKYRPSSEQHNDNFSLSTIAEGSHPNVRKLCDTPPNVPHARALAYYDNIICQKTMSRYTWECKTKEESDCERV